One Gossypium raimondii isolate GPD5lz chromosome 3, ASM2569854v1, whole genome shotgun sequence genomic window carries:
- the LOC105795266 gene encoding kinesin-like protein KIN-12D, which yields MLRDFKFLRRNTSKNEEVENVPVNPRDSLASQQSNDGSSRPPLNTIQDPTTKPKLEQEGSVRSRIDRTPTKPKPKLPDSTLPLKTPDKHGFLSKTRYGWAKNEAAESDSRNAGTTNMTPRVSRGIGKATSSCYSESNSTQSTPTKSVSKPPVSGFRNKFDGNGGMRGGNFAALYRGVPSSSGGPVTVVNTVEVPHFDLKEDPSFWMDHNVQVLIRVRPLNGVEKSTNGYNRCLKQENSQTIAWIGQPETRFTFDHVACETVDQEMLFRMAGLPMVENCLSGYNSCMFAYGQTGSGKTYTMLGEIEDLEVKPSTQRGMTPRIFEFLFARIQAEEEIRRDEKLKYNCKCSFLEIYNEQITDLLDPSATNLLLREDVKKGVYVENLTEFEVQTVSDILKLLSQGSLNRKVASTNMNRESSRSHSVFTCVIESRWEKDSTTNLRFARLNLVDLAGSERQKTSGAEGERLKEAASINKSLSTLGHVIMILVDVANGKQRHVPYRDSKLTFLLQDSLGGNSKTMIIANVSPSICCAIETLNTLKFAQRAKLIQNNAVVNEDSTGDVIALQNQIRLLKEELSALKRQNVSRSLSFGAAITGTVQLEESLDDGNTYDMCLEEDDLGYESKGTVRMSFKQLNSLEATLAGALRREKKAETSIKKLEAEIEQLNRLVRQREEDTRSSKMMLRFREDKIQRMESLVRGSLPADSFLLEENKALSEEIQLLQAKVDKNPEVTRFALENIRLLDQLRRFQEFYEEGEKEILLDEISKLRDQLLRFLDGKSNHLSCPSSNDRLQEAVRISKENDSLQSELKNTLNELEECRHNLNSCLEENAKLSREINNLHAMLNSLKSSACHQDGNSKAVKDSDRNGETMEMSSVQKMTSEEQIMDLQLELDILKIILQEEKTSHAVVEERADCLTRDLEMAKGKLVMLNKEIEDANGELEEAKSVIEALESQQIFSINEMEDLRKSKSDLVKLLSEQEAEIAALKKQLSGRTFKDAAPPKKIESEESSLQLKLKRMHESLENAKKMNIWYQTDRAFKASNEEEVDEICRQAEAETAEVIVCLQEELTLLQQQIQDCHLKEVEAQNGAVFLETELKELQEKVGMLTEDNKQLLGRLEMKDGELRTLMEEWELLSSEIETILADGHEELVDAGNQLELLSSSFPQRRIWISEKVGRVVRVLSEKELLIEELGRCLEDATDKRSELECMLKSLRGAALILNEAQQQECNEKEKEIVLLKKELNVKTSIIRKLEDRMKMAEDDLRNASTCASVAFVLVNRLSEANHNHLNALKGKDEQLAESAEAILSKDALLINQATMIEEAEKHIHSLETEVEKSEEACTELSQRLLEEEQRAAAIEQKLEDMVENDILKTQEELSNLKDRMKMAEDDLRNASTCATVAFVLVNRLSEANHNHLNALKGKDEQLAESAEAILSKDALLINQATMIEEAETRIHSLETEVEKSEEACTELRKRLLEEEQCAAAIEQKLEDMVENNFLNTQEELSKLEDRMKMAEDDLRNASTCATVAFVLVNRLSEANHNHLNALKGKDALLIDQATMIEEAENHIRSLKIEVAKSEEVCTDLQKRLFEEGQHAAAIEQKLEDMVENDILKTQEELSKLRTGVSTLRAHMGMHRDSDRSPERSVKENLYASNDGRDERRSNKRADAKNLHSLQRQETGTPDCSLKVVESLHGSRCDEKTIESGNTCKNKCNRDVTIILLKKEIESAMESLKEVQAEMARICNEKEEIRLSEKQSKEGLQCLAAHALALEEAMNDYGKLLEVKIGAVHQKINTVEQTMQEICTHWCQTKEFLELEVGDAKIIATQKASEASCILAKFEEAQDTITEADIMINGLMIANEKMKLDIKRRKQVETALLNERDELINQVKSLQSINTVKDQQLEDLEEQFGSSLTETRFMVAELEGLITELQTAFSQSVKAVACDSHCLKSLLFDSMKLARSWLEDVWSEIIVKDCAVSVLHLCHMGILLETLTGLNAENGLLQHGLSESNAVIADLREHNSRSRRELEMCRDIKGKLLADIKNSFDRISKKEEETGELSIKLVTFEKKISALQFQEEVMLQRSNYMGSQLAVLMKELDLSNTNFVSSLLDQEQLLKDKEVQLESQAEISMVDLCTKDFESLIFSSEMKQKIVHLADSGKKLTNAYAVLDGLKKEMTFTKLDACLKEQLLVERESELSFLQEKVEEAQIELRMLKKENCLLLQDLEEQKADSGKKLANAYSVTDGLKKEMIFAKLDACLKGQLLVEQDNELSFLQEKVEEAQIEVRKMQKENCLLLQNLDEKEADTGKKLTNAYAVIDGLKKEIIFAKVDACLKEQLLVEQERISKFIEEFEFLENRTEELESENMNLHAELSRKDEVLKGLLFDLSLLQESASNTKDQKDEMEEMVSTLEALEDELAVKSSELSEAVSHSHMLKVQLQEKLETVTSLQLDIKGERESLKLLYSENQELKSHLEDALVVKSSLEDELTERKKITESLEVEISEMNNALSEMKDTIEFLSSNLNEVSCERDELHMEVLSLEEKLRKAQAEAKQSEAIAMEAQQMAESKKTYAEEKEAEVKLLERSVEELECTINVLENKVDIIKGEAERQRLQREELESELDAIKVQMQNVKNADADMKRCLDEKTKDLQQALDQIQILETDISDKDREIAQCITHISELNVHAEAQAKEYKQKFKALEAMAEQVKPEGYASNAQSHSSNKLEKNMAKPRGSGSPFKCIGLGLAQQMKLEKDEDLTAARLRIEELESLAANRQKEIFSLNARLAAAESMTHDVIRDLLGVKLDMTNYVSLLDNQQVQKITEKARLDNLESQVKDHEVVKLKQQLNEFVKERQGWLEEIDRKQAELTAVQVALENVRQRDQLLKTEKEMLKMENVNYKKKVLELEGEVKKLSGQQNLQQRIHHHAKIKAKNNMLKIQNEELGVKLRRTEVVLSRVREELSHYRASIGKSPCINFDEEQCLNNKLRESDEDRVQLAHKLLALCTSVLKAAGITMPISDICPAAAEEALEQLQNKVISLERELQSLTLKNKIYSERNRLSELMPQTSPPASARTDENCHTPKRPFLSTLDR from the exons ATGTTGAGAGATTTCAAATTCTTGAGGCGAAACACAAGCAAGAACGAGGAAGTGGAGAATGTTCCAGTAAACCCTAGAGATTCACTAGCTTCTCAACAGAGCAATGACGGATCGAGTAGGCCTCCTCTCAACACGATTCAAGATCCAACGACAAAACCTAAACTGGAGCAAGAAGGAAGTGTTCGAAGCCGAATCGATAGAACTCCGACTAAGCCTAAACCTAAACTGCCGGATTCGACATTGCCTCTCAAAACACCAGATAAACATGGGTTTTTGTCGAAAACTAGGTATGGTTGGGCGAAGAATGAAGCAGCTGAATCGGATTCGCGTAATGCGGGGACTACAAATATGACACCAAGGGTGAGTAGGGGAATAGGGAAGGCAACTTCGAGTTGTTATTCGGAGAGTAATTCAACACAGAGTACGCCAACAAAGAGTGTTAGTAAGCCTCCGGTTTCGGGTTTTAGGAACAAATTTGATGGGAATGGAGGGATGCGTGGAGGGAATTTTGCTGCATTGTACAGAGGAGTGCCTAGTTCTTCTGGTGGCCCGGTTACTGTTGTCAATACTGTTGAAGTTCCTCACTTCGACCTTAAGGAAGACCCGTCATTTTGGATGGATCACAATGTACAG GTTCTTATTCGTGTCCGTCCTCTTAATGGAGTAGAGAAGAGCACAAATGGCTATAACAGATGCTTAAAGCAAGAAAATTCTCAGACTATCGCTTGGATTGGGCAGCCAGAAACTAGATTCACGTTTGATCATGTGGCATGTGAAACAGTAGACCAG GAAATGCTTTTTAGGATGGCTGGTCTGCCAATGGTTGAAAATTGCTTATCAGGCTATAATAGCTGTATGTTTGCCTATGGCCAG ACAGGAAGTGGAAAGACATATACAATGCTCGGAGAGATTGAAGATTTGGAAGTCAAGCCAAGTACACAACGGGGAATGACACCACGGATATTTGAGTTTTTGTTTGCAAGAATTCAAGCT GAAGAGGAAATCCGAAGAGATGAGAAGTTAAAATACAATTGCAAGTGCTCTTTCCTTGAGATTTACAATGAACAAATAACTGATCTTCTTGATCCTTCTGCTACCAACTTACTT cTAAGGGAGGATGTTAAGAAAGGAGTGTACGTGGAAAATCTCACTGAATTTGAAGTTCAGACCGTGAGCGATATTTTGAAGCTTTTATCTCAG GGTTCTCTAAATAGGAAAGTTGCATCAACAAATATGAACAGGGAGAGCAGTCGTTCACATAGTGTTTTTACATGCGTTATTGAGAGCAGGTGGGAAAAAGATTCCACAACTAATTTACGGTTTGCAAGATTAAACCTGGTTGATCTTGCTGGTTCAGAAAG GCAAAAAACTTCTGGGGCTGAGGGTGAGCGTTTAAAGGAAGCAGCTAGCATAAATAAATCTCTATCAACACTAGG TCATGTAATTATGATTCTTGTGGATGTGGCTAACGGAAAGCAACGACATGTTCCATATAGAGACTCAAAGCTCACCTTTCTTCTTCAG GATTCACTTGGTGGAAATTCTAAAACAATGATAATTGCTAATGTCAGCCCTTCTATCTG cTGTGCAATTGAAACGCTTAACACTTTAAAGTTTGCTCAGCGAGcaaaattaatacaaaacaaC GCTGTGGTGAACGAAGATTCCACTGGAGATGTCATTGCACTACAAAACCAGATACGACTTCTAAAG GAAGAGCTTTCTGCTCTTAAACGTCAGAATGTGTCCCGGTCCCTGTCTTTTGGTGCAGCAATCACTGGTACAGTGCAATTGGAAGAAAGTCTTGATGATGGTAACACGTATGATATGTGTCTGGAAGAAGATGATTTGGGATATGAATCCAAAGGCACTGTGAGAATGTCCTTTAAGCAG TTAAACTCTTTGGAAGCAACACTTGCTGGTGCCTTGAGAAGGGAGAAAAAGGCAGAAACTTCTATCAAAAAGCTTGAAGCAGAGATTGAACAACTGAATCGTTTG GTTCGTCAAAGAGAAGAAGACACCAGAAGCAGTAAAATGATGCTTAGGTTTCGTGAAGACAAGATTCAAAGAATGGAATCACTTGTTCGTGGCTCATTACCTGCAGATTCTTTTTTGCTCGAAGAGAATAAAGCACTCTCTGAAGAGATTCAGTTACTTCAGGCTAAAGTTGATAAAAATCCTGAAGTAACTCGTTTTGCATTGGAGAATATAAGGCTTTTAGACCAACTTAGAAG ATTTCAAGAATTCTACGAGGAAGGGGAAAAAGAGATACTATTGGACGAAATATCCAAACTGCGGGATCAG CTGCTGCGATTTCTTGATGGGAAGTCTAATCATCTTAGCTGCCCGAGCTCAAATGATCGTCTGCAG GAGGCTGTTCGCATCAGCAAAGAAAATGACTCCCTACAGTCTGAG TTAAAAAACACtctcaatgagttagaagaatGCAGGCACAACCTTAATTCTTGCTTGGAGGAGAATGCAAAACTTAGTAG AGAAATTAACAATTTACATGCTATGTTAAATAGCCTCAAGTCTTCAGCTTGTCATCAAGATGGCAACTCCAAAGCCGTAAAG GATTCAGACAGAAATGGGGAAACAATGGAGATGAGTTCAGTTCAGAAAATGACAAGTGAGGAACAAATTATGGATTTGCAGTTGGAATTGGATATACTAAAGATTATTCTTCAAGAAGAGAAAACATCTCATGCTGTAGTTGAAGAAAGAGCGGACTGCTTGACTAGAGATCTTGAGATGGCAAAAGGCAAACTTGTGATGCTGAACAAAGAAATCGAGGATGCAAATGGCGAACTAGAGGAGGCAAAGTCTGTAATTGAAGCACTTGAGTCCCAACAAATTTTTTCAATCAACGAGATGGAGGACTTGAGGAAAAGCAAAAGTGATCTTGTAAAGCTTTTGAGTGAACAGGAAGCTGAAATTGCTGCCTTGAAAAAGCAACTTTCCGGTAGAACTTTTAAAGATGCTGCACCACCTAAAAAGATAGAGAGTGAAGAATCCAGCCTACAGCTGAAATTGAAGAGGATGCATGAATCCCTTGAGAATGCCAAAAAGATGAATATCTGGTACCAAACTGATCGTGCTTTTAAGGCATCTAATGAAGAAGAAGTGGATGAAATCTGTCGGCAGGCTGAAGCTGAAACTGCTGAGGTTATTGTCTGTTTGCAGGAAGAACTTACTCTTCTTCAGCAACAAATCCAAGATTGTCATTTGAAGGAGGTGGAGGCTCAAAATGGTGCTGTCTTTTTAGAAACTGAGTTGAAGGAATTGCAAGAAAAGGTAGGTATGTTGACTGAGGATAATAAACAGTTACTTGGAAGGCTTGAAATGAAAGATGGGGAACTAAGAACATTAATGGAAGAGTGGGAACTGCTAAGTTCTGAGATTGAAACTATACTAGCTGATGGTCACGAGGAACTTGTTGATGCTGGTAATCAACTGGAACTCCTTTCCAGTTCTTTTCCACAGAGAAGGATTTGGATTTCTGAGAAAGTTGGTAGGGTGGTCAGAGTACTCTCAGAAAAGGAATTACTGATTGAAGAGCTTGGAAGATGCCTGGAGGATGCAACAGATAAAAGAAGTGAGCTGGAGTGCATGCTGAAGTCTTTGAGAGGTGCTGCACTGATTCTTAATGAAGCACAGCAGCAAGAATGcaatgaaaaagagaaagaaattgtTCTACTGAAGAAAGAACTGAACGTAAAAACATCAATCATTAGAAAGCTTGAGGACAGAATGAAGATGGCTGAAGATGACCTGAGAAATGCATCTACTTGTGCATCTGTTGCTTTTGTACTTGTGAATAGATTATCAGAGGCAAACCATAATCATCTCAATGCATTGAAGGGTAAGGACGAACAACTTGCAGAATCAGCAGAGGCGATCTTGAGTAAGGATGCTCTTTTGATCAACCAAGCTACCATGATTGAAGAAGCAGAAAAACATATTCATTCCCTTGAAACTGAAGTTGAAAAGTCAGAGGAAGCTTGCACTGAACTTAGCCAGAGGCTTCTGGAGGAGGAGCAGCGTGCTGCTGCTATTGAACAAAAGCTTGAAGATATGGTGGAGAATGACATTTTGAAGACACAGGAGGAGCTGTCTAATCTTAAGGACAGAATGAAGATGGCTGAAGATGACCTGAGAAATGCATCTACTTGTGCAACCGTTGCTTTTGTACTTGTGAATAGATTATCAGAGGCAAACCATAATCATCTCAATGCATTGAAGGGTAAGGACGAACAACTTGCAGAATCAGCAGAGGCGATCTTGAGTAAGGATGCTCTTTTGATCAACCAAGCTACCATGATTGAAGAAGCAGAAACACGTATTCATTCCCTTGAAACTGAAGTTGAAAAGTCAGAGGAAGCTTGCACTGAACTTCGCAAGAGGCTTCTGGAGGAGGAGCAGTGTGCTGCTGCTATTGAACAAAAGCTTGAAGATATGGTGGAGAATAACTTTTTGAACACACAGGAGGAGCTGTCTAAACTTGAGGACAGAATGAAGATGGCTGAAGATGACCTAAGAAATGCATCTACTTGTGCAACTGTTGCTTTTGTACTTGTGAATAGATTATCAGAGGCAAACCATAATCATCTCAATGCATTGAAGGGTAAGGATGCTCTTCTAATCGACCAAGCTACCATGATTGAAGAAGCAGAAAACCATATTCGTTCCCTTAAAATTGAAGTTGCAAAGTCAGAGGAAGTTTGCACTGATCTCCAGAAAAGGCTTTTTGAGGAGGGGCAGCATGCTGCTGCTATTGAACAAAAGCTTGAAGATATGGTGGAGAATGACATTCTGAAGACACAGGAGGAGCTGTCTAAGCTAAGAACAGGTGTATCCACACTCAGGGCTCACATGGGCATGCATAGAGATAGTGACAGAAGCCCTGAAAGAAGTGTTAAAGAAAACCTTTATGCCTCTAATGATGGCAGGGATGAAAGACGG TCAAACAAAAGGGCAGATGCCAAGAATTTGCACTCTCTTCAGAGGCAGGAAACTGGTACACCTGATTGTTCTTTAAAAGTTGTAGAGAGTCTACATGGATCTCGATGTGATGAGAAAACTATTGAGTCTGGAAACACTTGCAAGAACAAGTGCAATAGAGATGTGACTATTATTCTTCTGAAAAAGGAAATAGAATCTGCCATGGAAAGCTTGAAAGAGGTTCAAGCTGAGATGGCCAGAATATGCAATGAAAAAGAGGAGATTCGGTTGTCTGAGAAACAGAGCAAGGAAGGCCTACAGTGCCTTGCAGCACATGCGCTTGCTCTGGAAGAAGCAATGAATGACTACGGAAAGCTGTTGGAAGTCAAGATTGGAGCTGTCCATCAAAAGATAAATACTGTTGAGCAAACCATGCAAGAAATCTGTACTCATTGGTGCCAGACAAAAGAg TTCCTTGAACTTGAAGTTGGCGATGCAAAGATAATTGCAACTCAGAAAGCTTCAGAGGCTTCTTGTATTCTTGCTAAATTTGAAGAGGCGCAAGATACCATAACAGAAGCAGATATTATGATCAATGGGCTCATGATTGCTaatgaaaaaatgaaacttGATATCAAGAGGCGGAAGCAAGTGGAAACTGCGCTACTAAATGAGAGGGATGAACTAATTAATCAGGTTAAAAGTTTGCAATCCATTAATACTGTGAAGGACCAGCAACTTGAAGACCTTGAAGAGCAGTTTGGTTCAAGTTTGACAGAGACGAGATTTATGGTTGCTGAACTGGAGGGTCTCATCACTGAACTGCAAACTGCTTTTTCTCAGAGTGTCAAGGCTGTAGCTTGTGATAGTCATTGCCTTAAGTCTCTTCTGTTTGATTCAATGAAGCTAGCACGCTCATGGCTTGAAGATGTCTGGTCAGAGATAATTGTGAAAGACTGTGCAGTGTCAGTTCTTCACTTGTGTCATATGGGAATTTTGTTGGAAACTTTGACAGGGCTGAATGCAGAAAATGGTTTGCTTCAGCATGGATTGTCAGAGTCAAATGCTGTTATAGCTGATTTGAGGGAACACAATTCCAGGTCAAGAAGAGAGCTTGAAATGTGTAGAGATATTAAGGGAAAACTTCTAGCTGATATTAAGAATAGTTTTGATCGAATATCAAAGAAGGAAGAGGAAACTGGTGAGCTTAGTATCAAATTAGTCACTTTTGAGAAAAAGATATCTGCATTACAGTTTCAAGAGGAAGTTATGTTGCAAAGGTCTAACTATATGGGATCTCAGCTTGCAGTTTTAATGAAGGAATTAGATTTGAGTAACACAAATTTTGTATCTTCCCTTCTTGATCAAGAGCAACTGCTCAAAGATAAAGAAGTGCAGCTGGAATCTCAGGCTGAGATTTCTATGGTAGACTTATGTACAAAAGACTTTGagtctcttattttctcttcagaGATGAAACAAAAGATTGTCCACTTAGCTGACTCTGGGAAAAAGCTTACCAATGCTTATGCTGTCCTTGATGGTTTAAAGAAGGAAATGACTTTTACAAAATTAGATGCATGTTTGAAAGAGCAGCTATTGGTGGAGCGGGAAAGTGAGTTGTCTTTTCTCCAAGAAAAAGTTGAAGAAGCACAGATTGAGTTAAGAATGTTGAAGAAAGAGAACTGTCTACTTCTCCAGGATTTGGAGGAGCAGAAAGCTGACTCTGGAAAAAAGCTTGCCAATGCTTATTCTGTCACTGAtggtttaaagaaagaaatgattTTTGCAAAATTAGATGCATGCTTGAAAGGGCAGCTATTGGTGGAGCAGGACAATGAGTTGTCTTTTCTACAAGAAAAAGTTGAAGAAGCACAAATTGAGGTAAGAAAGATGCAGAAAGAAAACTGTCTGCTTCTCCAGAATTTGGACGAGAAGGAAGCAGACACCGGAAAAAAGCTTACCAATGCTTATGCTGTCATTGAtggtttaaagaaagaaataatttttgcAAAAGTAGATGCATGTTTGAAAGAGCAACTATTGGTGGAGCAGGAAAGGATATCAAAGTTTATAGAAGAGTTTGAGTTCTTAGAGAACCGAACTGAAGAGCTGGAATCTGAAAATATGAATCTTCATGCAGAGTTATCAAGGAAAGATGAGGTTTTAAAGGGTCTTTTATTTGATCTCAGCCTGCTACAAGAGTCTGCTTCTAATACCAAGGATCAAAAAGATGAAATGGAGGAAATGGTTTCTACTTTGGAGGCTTTAGAAGACGAGCTTGCTGTAAAATCAAGTGAACTTAGCGAGGCTGTTAGTCATAGTCATATGCTCAAAGTGCAACTGCAGGAGAAGCTAGAGACGGTCACCAGTCTTCAGTTGGATATTAAAGGCGAACGTGAGTCTTTGAAGCTTCTCTACTCTGAAAATCAGGAGCTGAAATCTCATCTTGAGGATGCCTTGGTAGTAAAAAGTTCTCTTGAAGATGAATTAACAGAGAGAAAGAAGATCACTGAGAGCTTAGAGGTGGAAATCTCAGAAATGAATAATGCCCTTTCCGAAATGAAAGATACCATAGAGTTCTTGAGTAGTAATCTAAATGAAGTTTCGTGCGAAAGAGATGAGCTTCACATGGAGGTGCTTAGCTTGGAAGAAAAGCTTAGAAAGGCACAGGCTGAGGCGAAACAAAGTGAAGCCATTGCAATGGAAGCTCAACAG ATGGCTGAATCAAAGAAGACCTATGCTGAAGAGAAGGAAGCTGAGGTAAAACTATTAGAGAGATCTGTTGAAGAGCTAGAATGTACTATAAATGTATTGGAGAACAAG GTTGACATTATCAAAGGGGAAGCTGAACGTCAGCGATTACAAAGAGAGGAGCTAGAATCAGAGCTGGATGCTATAAAAGTTCAGATGCAGAATGTTAAAAATGCTGATGCAGACATGAAAAG GTGTTTGGATGAGAAGACGAAGGATCTTCAACAAGCACTTGATCAGATACAAATTCTTGAAACTGACATATCTGACAAGGATAGAGAG ATTGCCCAATGCATAACACATATTTCTGAACTAAATGTGCATGCCGAAGCCCAGGCAAAGGAGTATAAGCAGAAG TTCAAGGCATTGGAAGCCATGGCTGAACAAGTTAAACCTGAAGGTTATGCCAGCAATGCCCAAAGTCATTCATCAAACAAGTTAGAGAAAAATATGGCAAAGCCTCGAGGCTCTGGTTCCCCATTCAAATGCATTGGTTTGGGTTTGGCACAACAAATGAAATTAGAGAAGGATGAGGATCTTACTGCTGCAAGGCTGCGCATTGAAGAATTAGAATCCTTAGCAGCAAATCGCCAGAAAGAG ATATTTTCTCTCAATGCAAGACTAGCAGCTGCAGAGAGCATGACCCATGATGTGATTCGGGATCTGTTGGGAGTCAAATTGGACATGACCAATTATGTG TCATTGTTGGATAATCAGCAAGTGCAGAAAATAACAGAGAAGGCTAGACTTGATAATTTAGAATCTCAAGTGAAG GATCACGAGGTTGTCAAGCTCAAGCAGCAGCTCAATGAATTTGTTAAGGAGAGGCAAGG GTGGCTTGAGGAAATTGATAGAAAACAAGCTGAGCTAACTGCAGTGCAAGTAGCATTGGAGAATGTTCGTCAGCGAGATCAGTTGCTTAAAACCGAAAAAGAAATGCTCAAG ATGGAGAAtgtaaactacaaaaaaaagGTATTGGAACTTGAAGGAGAAGTAAAGAAACTATCTGGCCAACAAAACCTCCAACAACGAATTCATCATCATGCCAAAATTAAGGCAA AAAATAACATGCTAAAAATCCAAAATGAAGAGCTTGGCGTCAAGCTGCGGCGAACAGAGGTTGTACTTTCACGTGTAAGAGAAGAGCTAAGTCATTATCGTGCTTCTATCGGGAAAAGCCCTTGCATTAATTTCGACGAGGAGCAATGTTTGAATAACAAACTGAGG GAGTCTGATGAAGACCGGGTGCAACTAGCGCACAAGTTACTGGCATTGTGTACAAGTGTTTTAAAG GCTGCCGGTATAACAATGCCTATTTCTGATATATGCCCTGCGGCTGCTGAAGAGGCACTTGAACAACTCCAGAATAAAGTCATCTCACTTGAAAGAGAATTGCAAAGTTTGACACTAAAG AATAAGATTTATAGTGAAAGAAACAGATTGTCGGAACTAATGCCGCAGACTTCCCCTCCGGCGAGTGCAAGAACAGATGAAAACTGTCATACCCCGAAAAGGCCATTTCTTTCCACATTAGACCGATAG
- the LOC105795267 gene encoding serine/threonine-protein kinase SRK2E isoform X2: MEYASGGELFERICNAGRFSEDEARFFFQQLISGVSYCHAMQVCHRDLKLENTLLDGSPAPRLKICDFGYSKSSVLHSQPKSTVGTPAYIAPEVLLKKEYDGKIADVWSCGVTLYVMLVGAYPFEDPEDPKNFHKTIHRILNVQYSIPDYVHISPECRHLISRIFVADPSKRISIPEIRNHEWFLKNLPADLMDENTMNNQFEEADQPMQSVDEIMQIISEATIPAANTNSLNHYLTGSLDIDDDMEEDLDSDPELDIDSSGEIIYAM; encoded by the exons ATGGAATATGCTTCCGGTGGCGAGCTATTCGAGCGGATATGTAATGCAGGCCGGTTTAGTGAGGATGAG GCACGTTTCTTCTTTCAACAGCTTATATCGGGAGTTAGTTATTGTCATGCAATG CAAGTATGCCATCGAGACTTGAAATTGGAGAACACGCTACTCGATGGGAGTCCTGCTCCTCGTTTGAAGATTTGTGACTTCGGGTACTCTAAG TCCTCAGTGCTGCATTCTCAACCAAAATCGACGGTCGGAACTCCTGCTTATATAGCTCCGGAAGTGTTACTCAAGAAAGAATATGATGGAAAG ATTGCAGATGTCTGGTCTTGTGGGGTAACCTTATATGTCATGTTGGTCGGAGCATATCCTTTTGAAGACCCCGAGGATCCTAAGAACTTCCACAAAACAATTCAT CGGATTTTAAATGTCCAGTACTCGATCCCTGACTATGTCCATATATCTCCCGAGTGCCGTCATCTGATCTCGAGGATCTTTGTGGCCGACCCCTCAAAA AGGATATCCATTCCCGAAATTAGGAACCATGAGTGGTTTCTAAAGAACCTACCGGCAGATCTCATGGACGAGAACACAATGAACAACCAGTTTGAAGAAGCTGATCAACCGATGCAGAGTGTCGACGAAATCATGCAGATCATTTCCGAAGCTACTATCCCTGCAGCCAATACGAATAGTCTCAATCATTATTTAACCGGTAGCCTTGACATTGACGATGATATGGAAGAGGACCTGGACAGCGATCCCGAACTTGACATTGATAGTAGTGGAGAGATAATATATGCAATGTGA
- the LOC105795267 gene encoding serine/threonine-protein kinase SRK2E isoform X1, producing MDRSALTVGPGMDMPIMHDSDRYELVKDIGSGNFGVARLMRDKQTEELVAVKYIERGEKIDENVQREIINHRSLRHPNIVRFKEVILTPTHLAIVMEYASGGELFERICNAGRFSEDEARFFFQQLISGVSYCHAMQVCHRDLKLENTLLDGSPAPRLKICDFGYSKSSVLHSQPKSTVGTPAYIAPEVLLKKEYDGKIADVWSCGVTLYVMLVGAYPFEDPEDPKNFHKTIHRILNVQYSIPDYVHISPECRHLISRIFVADPSKRISIPEIRNHEWFLKNLPADLMDENTMNNQFEEADQPMQSVDEIMQIISEATIPAANTNSLNHYLTGSLDIDDDMEEDLDSDPELDIDSSGEIIYAM from the exons ATGGATCGATCAGCACTTACAGTGGGACCAGGGATGGATATGCCAATCATGCATGATAGTGATCGTTATGAACTTGTTAAGGATATTGGTTCTGGGAATTTTGGTGTAGCTAGGTTGATGAGAGATAAACAAACAGAGGAGCTTGTTGCTGTTAAGTATATCGAGAGAGGTGAGAAG ATAGATGAAAATGTACAAAGGGAAATTATCAACCATAGATCACTAAGGCACCCTAATATTGTTAGATTCAAAGAG GTAATATTAACACCAACCCATTTGGCTATTGTGATGGAATATGCTTCCGGTGGCGAGCTATTCGAGCGGATATGTAATGCAGGCCGGTTTAGTGAGGATGAG GCACGTTTCTTCTTTCAACAGCTTATATCGGGAGTTAGTTATTGTCATGCAATG CAAGTATGCCATCGAGACTTGAAATTGGAGAACACGCTACTCGATGGGAGTCCTGCTCCTCGTTTGAAGATTTGTGACTTCGGGTACTCTAAG TCCTCAGTGCTGCATTCTCAACCAAAATCGACGGTCGGAACTCCTGCTTATATAGCTCCGGAAGTGTTACTCAAGAAAGAATATGATGGAAAG ATTGCAGATGTCTGGTCTTGTGGGGTAACCTTATATGTCATGTTGGTCGGAGCATATCCTTTTGAAGACCCCGAGGATCCTAAGAACTTCCACAAAACAATTCAT CGGATTTTAAATGTCCAGTACTCGATCCCTGACTATGTCCATATATCTCCCGAGTGCCGTCATCTGATCTCGAGGATCTTTGTGGCCGACCCCTCAAAA AGGATATCCATTCCCGAAATTAGGAACCATGAGTGGTTTCTAAAGAACCTACCGGCAGATCTCATGGACGAGAACACAATGAACAACCAGTTTGAAGAAGCTGATCAACCGATGCAGAGTGTCGACGAAATCATGCAGATCATTTCCGAAGCTACTATCCCTGCAGCCAATACGAATAGTCTCAATCATTATTTAACCGGTAGCCTTGACATTGACGATGATATGGAAGAGGACCTGGACAGCGATCCCGAACTTGACATTGATAGTAGTGGAGAGATAATATATGCAATGTGA